The sequence TAAAATTAAGTGAAATTTCCGCCAAATTTTAAACATTTTAAAACTTCAAATTAAAGCCAAGCTCGATCTTTTGTCCATCGACTATCAAAACATCATATCTGCCTGATCTTGTCGTAAAAAACTCGTTAAAGAGATTATAGACGCTTAAGTTTAGGCTGAAATTTTTAGTTACATTATAGTTTATGCCAAGATCTGCGATAACGTAAGCCCTCATATCATCAGCATAGCTAAATGAGTTTTTAGTTCTACCATAATAATTTATCTGTGACCAGAAATTTAGCCATCTATTTAGCTCATAATTTGCTCCAAATTTAAATGTATGAAGCGGATAGTTGTTTAAGCTTTTACCAACTTCTGATCCATCTTTTTGTTTTGATTTTGTATAAACATAGCTTTGATTTAACCTGAGAGCATTTGTCACCTGCCACTCATTTGTTAGCTCAACTCCATAAATTTCAGCTTTACCGATATTTATACTCTCCCAAATACCATTTGGATAAATTTTGCCTTTATGCCTGCAAACACTGCCTCTTGAGCATATAGGCCTGTAACTTAGCATATCTTTAAAACTTGTGTAAAAGCCAGTTAAAGACGTTTCAAAACCTTCATTGTTATTATAAACGCCACCAAATTCATAACTTACGCTTGTCTCTGGCTTAAGACTACTTCTACCAAGCTGTGCTCCACGTCCTCCGGCAAATGGCAAAGCAAGATCTTGCGTGCGCTGCTTGATATCAGGTGTCGCATAACCTGTGCTAACTCCGCCTTTTAGGGCAAAAAAGTCATTTAAGTTATAGATACCATAAATTCTTGGTGAAACGTGCGAACCATAGTTCTCATCGTAGTTATAGCGAATTCCTGTGCTTAAGATAAAGTCTTTTATAAGGCGATAATCATCTTCAGCATAGACCGAATAATCATACCTTTTTACATTCGCAGCGTCCGCTGTGGTTGCCTTTTCATCTAGCTTTTCTCTTTTAGCATTTATTCCTAATGTAAAGGCGTTATTATCAGTAAAATATGAGCCTTTTGTATCAAAATTTAGAGTCTTTAGCGTCAAATTTTGTTGAGCTGTCTCTTTTAGCTTGCCATAAGATAAATAGCTTTGAAGCAAGATATTGTCAAGCCTTGCTTCGTGGCTTAAATTTATCACATCGCCTTTTATTCTCTCGCTAGCAACTGAGTTAGTGCCAGTTGATAGTGTTTTGCCTTTAGTTCTTTTATATTTCACATCGCTTCTTGCAAGCTCAAGCGTAAGATCATTATTTTCATTTGGCTTCAAAAATAGCTTCGCACCAAAATTTCTATCCTTTTGCTCTCTGTTTGCATAAGAAATTTTATCTTCTGATTTATTTAAATTTTTACCATAAACAGAAACACTTAAAACATCATCAATTAGTCCAGAGTGCAAATAAAGGCTATTGTAAAGCTCACCGCTTATATTTTTATTTCTAGCAAATTTATAGCTTGAGCCAAGATTTGCGCCAAATTCATTGCTAAACTCATCTGTAATGATATTTATAACTCCGCCTAGCGCGTCACTTCCATAAAGCGAGCTCATAGGTCCACGTATCACTTCAATACGGCTTATCGCACTTGCTGGCGGAATGAAACTATATGAGCCTCCAACGCTTCTAAGCCCTTTATAGGCGTTATCGCCTGGTACTGGCATGCCATTTACTAAAATTTTAGTAAATCTTGGAGAGAATCCACGTATAGAAATTCCTCGTCTATTTGCCGCTTCGGGAGTCGTTCCAAAAAGACTTGGGATATCCTTTGTCATGCTCTCGATATCTTTGTGATTTTTCTTTTCTAATGCCTCTTTGGTTATAACGCTAAGCGTTGCTGGTGCGTCTTTGATATTTTGCTCAAATCCTGTCGCACTTACTACTTTAACTTCTGGTAGAACCTTATCTTCATTTGCAAAAAGCGGTAAATTTATAAAAATTGCCGCACAAATAGAAATTTTTAATGCACTTTTCACAAAAACTCCTTATAAAAATTTAATACACATTTTACTAAAATTAAATAATCGTTATCAATATCATACGTAACGCTAAAGGGATTAAATTTAACGCTTGAGGGATAAAATGATAAATTTAGACAAAAAATATGGAACGAGCAAAATATCTCAAAAGGAAAAACAAGTAAGCGTGGAGTTTTTCAAGCAAAGCAGTGGCATCAGCTATCTAAAAAGTGAAATTTTATGTAATGGTAGGATAAAAAGAGATCGTCACAAGTCTAAAAAATATCTATTTTTAATGTTTAATGAGGATAAAAATGATCTTTGCTTTAAGCTTGATAGAAAAGAGTATATTTTAAACAAAGATGAATTTTGCATTGGGCTTGTTAATGATGATTTTAAGGGTGTCTTTGAGTATCAAAATAAATTTTATAAGACAAAAACACTACTTTTTGACGAAAGCTATGCAAATAAGCTTGAGATATTTGCTGGGCTTAGATTTGATGATAAATTTGAGCTTTTGAAATACAAAAAAGATTTAGCTCAAATTTGCGTTTTAAATGAACTTGATACGACAAATTTATATGAAGGCGCGATGAGGGAAATTTTTACCGAATCAAAAATTTTAGAGCTTATTTACAAAAGTAAAATACGAAAAGAGAGCGAAATTTCACTTAGCAGTGACGAAGAAAAGACTCTTTTAAAGGCTAAAACGATCTTATTAAGTCGCATGCAAAATCCTCCAAGCATCAAGGAGCTATCCCATCTTTGTGGCACAAATGACTTTTGGCTAAAGAAAAATTTTAAGCTATTTTTCAAAGATACGATCTATCAACTCTTAGCAAAAGAGCGTCTAAAGCTGGCTTTTACTCTTTTAGAGCAAAATGATATCAGCATAAAAGAAGCCGCAAATATCGTAGGTTATACAAATACTGCACATTTTGCAAAAATTTTTAAGATAAATTTTGGCTTTTTGCCAAGCAAACTCTTAAAGACCAAAAGCTACTTTTAAACTGCTATAAATACCAAATTTCTTATAATCGCCAAAATTTTAAAAAGAGAGAAATTTGCAAGTTTATATCCACGTGCCATTTTGCGAAAGCAAATGTCCTTATTGTGCTTTTGGCTCAAGTGACGACGAATTTAACAAGGCTAGCGCCTATTTTAAGGCACTTTGCTTTGATCTAAATTTTCAGCTACAAAGCCAAAATGTAAAAGAAATCTCAACCATCTTTTTTGGTGGCGGCACACCAAGCGCGGTAAATGCTAAATTTTATGATGAAATTTTTAGCATTTTAATGCCTCTTTGCACACCAACAACCGAGATCACTCTCGAGGCAAATCCAAACTCAGCAAGCCTTACTTGGCTAAAACATGTTAAAAATTTAGGGGCAAATCGCATAAGCTTTGGTGCTCAAAGTTTTTTTGAAGATAAGCTTAAATTTCTTGGTCGCATTCACAGCAGGGAGCAAATTTTTAAAGCTATAGAAAATGCCCAGAAAGCTGGCTTTAGCAATATAAATTTAGACCTCATCTATGACACCAAATTTGACACTAAAAAGCGCCTTTTGGCTGAGGTTGAAAATTTAAAAAGTATTGCTATCACGCATCTAAGCGCCTACTCGCTCACTCTTGAAGAAAATACTCCATTTGCTGGTAAAAAAAGTTATAAAAAAGATAGCGACAGCCTGGCTAAATTTATGATAGAGCAAATTGGGCTTGCTGGCTTTGGGCAGTATGAAATTTCAAATTACGGGCAGATTTGCAAGCACAATCTTGGCTACTGGCAAGCCAAAAACTACCTTGGTGTAGGGGCTTACAGCGTGGGCTTCGTGGATGGCATCAGATACTACGCCAAAAACAGCATAGATGCCTACATCTCACAACCAACTTACAGAAAAAAAGAAATTTTAAGTCAAAGCGAGCTAGTAAGAGAGCATATATTTTTAGGGCTTAGAAGCATAGTTGGCGTGGAGGCTGGACGATTAAGTGAGGCTCAGAAAAAAAGGGCGAATCTACTTGTAGAAAATGAAAAACTACTCTTTAAAAATGGCAAATTTTACAATCCAAATTTCTTACTAAGCGACGAGATCGCACTCTTTATCGAGGGCTAAATTTATAAAATTTTGAGCAAAGTCAAGATAAAATACAAAGCTTAAATAAAATTTAATAGAGGCAAAAATGTTTGGAATGAGTTTTTCTGAAATCTTAGTTATCGCCATTATTGCAGTGTTAGTTTTAGGTCCTGACAAGCTGCCAAGCGCGATGGTTCAGATTGCAAAATTTCTAAAAATGTTTAAAAAAGGCATAAATGACGCAAAATCAACATTTGATCAAGAGATGAAGATAGCTGAGCTAAAAGAAGATGCTCAAAAATATAAAGAAAGCATAACTAAAAGCACGCAGAATGTGCGCAAAAAGCTTACTTTTGAAGAGCTTGACGAGATCAAGAAAAGCGCTACTGATATCACAAACGACATACAAAATGTCGTAAGCGACACGAAAAAAACGGTAGAAAATATACAAAATCCAACAAATTTAGTTAAAGATGCGATCTTAAACGATAAAAAAGAGGCGTAATGTTTGAAGAGCTAAGACCCCATTTAATCGAACTTAGAAAGAGACTTTTTATAAGCATAGTAAGCGTTTTTGTCTGCTTTGGCATCTGCTTTACGTTTTGGAACCCACTGCTTGCATGGATGAGCGAACCGCTAAAACAGGTATTGCCAGCTGGCTCAAATATCATATTTACTCAAATTCAAGAGCCATTTTTTACAGCAATGAAGGTTGCATTTTTTGCCGGTGTCGTGATCGCGCTACCTATCATTTTTTGGCAGTTTTGGCTATTTGTCGCCCCTGGACTTTATGACAATGAAAAAAAATATGTGATCCCATTTGTAATCTCAGCTTCATTTATGTTTGCGTGTGGGGCGGCGTTTTGTTACTACGTGGTGATTCCACTTGGCTTTGCATTTTTGGTAAATTTTGGTGGCCAGCTCTTTACGGCACTACCAAGCATTGGCGAGTATGTTGGCTTTTTTGCAAAACTACTAATTGGCTTTGGAATTTCATTTGAGCTACCAGTCATTACATTTTTCTTAGCAAAGATCGGACTTGTCGATGACAAGATGCTAAAAGATTACTTCAGATACGCTGTCGTTATCATCTTTATCTTTGCAGCTATCGTTACACCACCTGATGTGATAAGTCAAGTCTTAATGGCACTGCCACTCATCGGACTTTATGGAATTTCAATAATCGTCGCTAAAAGAGCTAACAAGAGCGACGATGAAGACGAAAAAGAAGAACAAGACAGCGACGTAGCAAGCGATGAGTAATATAAACGACATCTCAAGTTATGATTATTTTTTGCCAGAAGAGCTCATCGCAAAGGAGCCAGTTTTGCCAAAAGAAGAGGCAAGATTGCTTGTCTATTTTAAAAATACAAAAGAGATAAAACACTACAAATTTAAAGATCTCTCCAGCCTCATCCCAGAGGACGCAGCGGTCATTTTTAATAACACAAAAGTTATCAAAGCTCGCATTTTAGGACAAAAAGAAAGCGGTGGGGCTTGCGAAGTGATGCTAAATCAGCCCATAGGCGAGAATAAATTTAGTGTCTATATAAGAGGCAAAGTAAGCGCTGGTAGCGTTTTAAATTTTCCTGATAATCTAAAAGTAAATGTGCTTGAGCTAAATGACGATGGTACAAGGGTGGTAAATTTTTCGCAAAATGGCGTTTTGCTTGATAACGTTCGCCTTTTTAGTGAGCTTGAAAAGATCGGCCACGTCCCGCTTCCGCCATACATTAAAAGAGCTGATACAAAGGATGATGAGAGCTGGTATCAAAGCATATTTGCCAAAAATAGTGGCGCAGTGGCAGCTCCGACAGCTAGCCTTCATATAAGTGAACAAATGCTAGAGCAGATAAAAGCAAAGCATGAAGTCGCCTACATTACGCTCCACGTTGGCGCTGGGACATTTAAAGGCGTGGAGTGCCAAAATATAAATGACCATAAAATGCACTCAGAATTTTACGAGCTAAGCGAGCAAGCTCAAGAGATTATAAATTCTAATAAACCAATCCTTGGCGTTGGCACGACGGTTACTAGATGTGTTGAAGAATTTGCAAGAAGCAAGCAAGCAAATGGCTTTTGTAAGTTATTTTTAAACCTAAATAATAAACCAATTAGACAAAACTACCTTCTTACAAATTTTCATCTACCAAAATCAACTCTAATAATGCTAGTTACTAGCTTCATAGGGCTTGAAGAGACGATGAGAATTTATAAAACGGCAGTTGATGAAAAGTATAGATTTTACTCATACGGCGACGGGATGTTGATAATATGAAAGATAAACCTATCGATATCATAAACAGAATGGAAATTTTTCTTAGAGCCATATACCAAGATGCGCAAGACACTAAAAATTCCATCATTTTTAGTTACGATCCAAGTTATCCAAGGTTTTTAAAATTTGATGCTACAAATCTCATAAAAACACTTGAAAATATTTGCAAATTTTTCCTTTACTCTACCGAATATGCAGACATTTACATTCTTTTTCAGCTTAAAAATTATAGTCCCAAATCTGTACATTTTGACATTAAGATAAAATCTAGCCATAGCGTAATGAGGCCAAGCCACTACTATCTCAGCAAGATAAATAACTATCTAAAAAAAGCAAATGAATCTATAATCTCTCATAATGATGGAGAATTTTTAATATCTTTTAGCGCGGCACTAACAGGCGATAGAGCCATCCAAAGACAAATAAATATCAAAAATCAAACAAATACAAATATCTTAGTCGCTTGCGATGACGATGCTTTGTTTGACACCATTAGTGCTCAGATAAATTTTTTAGGTCTAAAAGTTATCGGCAAAAACGACCTTAGCAATCTAATGAGACATATAAAAGATTCTATTTTTACTCCATTTGTTATTTTTATCGATAGTAAAATTTTAAAAAATGAAGCGATGCTAGAAGATATACTTGAGTTTAAAAATATTAAAAATTTTCGTATTGTAGCCATTTGCAAAAACGATGAGTCGGCTAACGATCTGCCAAATCATGTCACAGTATTAAAGCAGCCCTTTAGCACAGATAGCTTTCAGCTAGCTTTTAAAAATTCGCTTGAGAAATAGACCGATTTTTACTTTTTAATTTATCCCAAGATATCTTTTTAAAATAATAGTGGCTGAAATGCTATCTAGCCTACCATCTCGTCTTGTATTGGTGTAAATTTCACTGGCTTCACTGCTACTAAAGGCTTCATCTTGATAGACAATATTTGCCTTTACATCAAGAAGTGAGACAAAATGCTCGATGCGTCTTCTCATCTCATCTTCACTACTACCGCCGATTGGCACACCCACTACTAGCGTATCTGGGGTATATTTATTTACCTTTTGGCTCACATCTCTTGCGGCTTGATTTCTATTTTTTCTAAGCACTGGCTCAAGCGGAGTCACGATCTCGCCAAAACCAAAGGCAAGTCCTATTCGCTTTAGCCCAACATCAATAGCCATAAATTTCTCTCTCATAGCACGCTCTTTACTCTTAGATTTGAAATTTCAACTAGCCCTTCAAGCTCGTACTCATAGATGATATCACCAAATTTTGTCAAAACTTCATCAAGACTTACGCCATTTTTACAAAATTTTAAGATCTCGTCACTAGTTTTTTCTTGCTCTTTTATCTCACCAAAAATTGAAACAAATTTATGATAGTCATCGATAAGCTCGGCTTTTTTATTTGCAAGCAAAAAATTTGTCCCATCGCTTTCGCCCATGCGCTGTGGCAGTACATAAACTGGAATTTTAAGCTCATTTGCAAGCCTTGCACTTTGCATAGAACCACTTTTAAGATCAGCTTGCGCGACAACCAGAGCTTCACAAAGCCCCACAACTATGCGGTTTCGCTCCAAAAATCTATAAGCAAGTGGTGGCTCGCCTTCGTCATACTCACTAAGAGCCAAGGCTTTTTCATAAATTTCATTTATCGGCGCTTTATTTTGGCTTGGATAGATGGTGTCAAGTCCGCTCGCAAAAATGCCAATCGTTCGTGGCATAGCAGCTTTATGAGCCGCGATATCCACGCCGATTGCTCCGCCACTTACCACACAGACGTTTGCACTTTTTAGTGCTGCACAAAGTGCTACAACACACTCTTTTGTATAAACACTTGCCTTTCTTGAGCCAACAACTGCGATCTTTGGTAAAGATAAAAGTGAAGTATCTCCGATAAAATTTAGCTGTTTTGGTGGATTTTTTAGTCTATTTAGTGGCTCTGGGATAAAGTCAAGTCTCATAAAATATCTTTTAAATAAACCACATCAACATCTTTTAAAAGATTATTTTTGCTCTCTTTTATCACTGCGATCGTATTTTTCTTTGGATGCCCGATGGCGATCGCATAGCCTCTTTTTTTAGCCAAATTTACAGCAGCCACAAGCTCACGTCTAACAGCACTAGCCGATGGATCGTCGTCTAAAAATATATCTCTTGAAATGTATGGCTGATTATGTTTTTTTGCAGCTCTTGCTACTGCGGTTTGAGCGATAGTTTTGCTGTCAACAAAGACAAAGCCCTGCTCTATCAGCGCCCTATAAGCCTTATCCATAGCATCAAAATCGCTTGTGAAGCGTGATCCTGTATGGTTGTTTGTATATTTTGCACGCGGGAAGTCTTTGCGTATCTTTTTTATCTTTTTGTGCATGCTCTCAAAACTCTCGTTGATCGTGAGAGTTCCTATCTCTGGGCTATCAAAGTGTTTTGCTTGCATCGGAAGATGTATCATGTAAAACTCAAATGTTCTTGCGATATTTGGCGTATCTGGATGAGTCTTTGTCGCTGGAAAAATAGACGGCGTAATTTTTAGGCCAAGCGACTTTATCATACTTGCATGTTCAAATGTCGCTACATCATCTATTATGATGACGAGCTTTGCGCGCCCTTTTACACTAGTATTTGGCGTAAAAGGTACCGCTTCAAAACTATCTTTTTTTATATTTTTTTCTTCGTATTTTGTTTTTTCTATCTTTTTGGTAGTTAAATTTTCAGCTTTTTTAGCTGGCTCGACTTTTATGTTCTCGTTTTTAAATTTCTCTTTTTTTTCTATTTCAGTACTTTTATTTTGATCGACTTTTACTTCAAAATTTTGAGATTTTAGCTCAGTTTTTTGTTCGATTTTTGAGCTATAAAATGACTCTATCTTTTGTTCATTTTCTATTACGCTAGGCTCTGTGTTTTTATAACTTGCAAGTAAATTTTTAGTATCGTTTTGCTCTTTTTTTATCTCTTCTTTTTTGGCTTCACTCTTTACTTCAGCTATCTTCTTTTGCTCTTTTGGCTCAGCTTTTGAATTTAAAGCAAGCTCACTTTTATGCTTAGGATCAGTAAAAATTTTACTTAAATTTTCATCTTCATCAAATTTTAGAGGGTATTTTCTCTTTTCGTATTCTTGTTTTTTCTCTTTACTGGCAACCTTTGGCTCAGCTTTTTTAGAAATTTGCTCCTCTACCTTTGGCTCATTTGCTTTACTTATCTGCTCTGTACCATTATTTTTTATACTAAGAGCTACGCTAAGTGCTATTATTAAAATAGCTGCGATAATGCCGATACCAAGATAGGTTTTGTTATTAGAGCGACCTGCACTCTTTTTTGTAGGTCGCTTCTTTGTAGTCTTTTTTTCGCTCAAGGCTTAGTTTTTATTTTGATCTATAAGTTTGCCGTTAGTTATCCAAGGCATCATTGCGCGAAGTTTTTTGCCAGTTTGATTTAGCAAACTTCTCTCAGCTATACCGCGCTCAGCGTTCATTCTAACATATCCTGCTTTTCTCTCTAGGATAAAGTCTTTTGCAAATTTGCCATTTTGAATCTCTTTTAAAACTTCCTTCATGGCTTTTCTACTCTCTTCACCAACCACTCTTACACCGCTTACATAATCACCGTATTCAGCGGTATTTGAGATAGAGTAGCGCATATCGGCCATGCCACCTTGATACATCAAATCAACGATTAATTTTAGCTCATGTAAGCATTCAAAATACGCCATCTCAGGCTCATAACCAGCCTCTACAAGCGTATCAAAACCAGCATTTACTAGCGCGCAAAGACCGCCACAAAGAACAGCTTGCTCACCAAACAAATCTGTTTCAGTTTCATCTTTAAATGTTGTCTCAATGATGCCAGTTCTACCGCCGCCTATACCGCAAGCATAGCTTAGAGCGATCTCTTTTGCCTTTCCACTTGCATTTTGCTCAACAGCGATAAGATCAGGTATGCCACCACCTCTTACAAATTCGCTTCTAACTGTATGTCCTGGAGCTTTTGGAGCGATCATGATGACATCTATATTTGCTGGAGCTTTGATTTGACCAAAATGAACATTAAAACCATGTCCAAATGCGATAGCAGCATGATCTTTTAAATTTGGCTCGATCTCATTTTTATAAATTTCTGCTTGAAGCTCATCTGGAGTTAAAATCATAACCACATCAGCGCCTTTTGTAGCTTCACTTACGGTTTTTACCTCAAAGCCTTTTGCTTCAGCTTTTGCCCAGCTTTTGCCACCTTTTGAAAGGCCAATTACAACGCTTACACCGTTATCTCTTAAATTTTCAGCATGTGCATGACCTTGTGAACCAAAGCCGATGATTGCTACTTTTTTACTTTGAATAAGGCTTAAATCGCAGTCTTTATCATAATAAACATTTATAGCCATTGTTACTCCTATTATTAAAATTTGGCAAAATTATAACTTTAGCCAGCAAAAATTCGGCTGAAATATATAGAAACTCTTTTTAAGTTTTATGATAATTTATTTTGATAAAATACGCTGAAATTTCAAAAAAAGAGATAACTCAATGAATGAATCAGTTTTTAAAAAAATCAAAGCACTTCCACCATTAGATGACACAGTTATACAAATTCAACGCTTACATGCGGATGAAAACAGCTCAATAAGTGATCTTACAAAAGTGGTCGAAAAGGATCCGATGCTAACAGCAAATATCTTGCGTTCAGCAAACTCTCCACTTTATGGGTTTTCTCAAGAGATCACAACCATAGCAAGAGCTATTTCTCTTTTTGGTATGGCTACCATTCGTGGTTTTGCACTTTCAAGTACGATTAAAAAGAGTTTTTCTATAAATTTAGAGCCTTATGGTATTACTACACAAGATTTTTTAAATATCTCAATAATACAAAATGCACTGATGTACAATTGGCATTCTAAAGTTAATCCTAAAAGTCTAGAAATTCTATCTCCAGCTTCATTTATGCTTGAGATTGGCAAGATAGTTCTTGCTCATGAATTAGCTGAAAATAAGCAAGACGTCGAATTTAGAGAAAAACTTAAAAATATATCTAGTCCAATTGATCTTGCTCTATTTGAAACAGAAATTTTAGATATGTCAAATGAAGAAGTTACAGCTAAAATTTTTGAACAATGGAACCTTGAGACAGAGCTTAGCAGCTCAATACTCTATTCAAATAATCCAGAAGAGGCACCAGATCATATAAAAGACTATGCAAAAGCCCTAAAAGTGATAAAAACAGCTGTAAATATTTTTAATCAACTTGATGATATAAGCATACAAAATACTCTACCTCTTCTTGACGAATACGGCTTTGGACATGATACGTTTTTAATGGCTGTCGCTAAAGTCAAAGATAATTTGTGAAAGAATTTCTAACATCACTACTAGTTGGCATCAAGGAAAAAGAAGTTTCAAACGAAGATAAAGAGATTTTACGAAATCTCTTAAATCTTGGTGCTGTAAGCTCTAATAAAGATAAATTTTACCTAAACAATGGCTACGTCTGCGGCAAGCTAGACATCAGTCAAAACGCAACTGGCTTTATCATGCCGTTTGATAAACGCTTCAAGCAAGATATCATTGTAGAAAATAAAAATTTAAACAACTCTCACCTTGGCGATATCGTGTTAGCAAAGCTTTTACCGCTTAAGAAAAAACGCCAAAGCGCTAAGATAGTGATGAGTCTAAAGCTTGCAAATGAGACAAGTGTGGTCTATACAAAACGCTTTGGAGCGGCCATTTTAGGAGTAAATTTAAAAACTGGACTAAGCACGACCTTAAAAGCGACGCAAAAAAGCCTAAAGATGCTCCCACTTAGGACGCTACTAAAGATAAATAACCTAAACAACGAGATAGTTGAGGTTTTAGGAAATTTAGAAGACCCATTAAGCGATGAGAAAATTTCGCTTGCTATTTATAATAAAAACGATAAATTTAGCGAGGCCTGCGAGCTTGAGGCAAAGGCTTTTGGCGACGAAGTCGATGCTAGCATGTATCCAAATAGAGTTGATCTAAGAAATTTAGAGTTTTGTACGATCGATCCAGTCGATGCCAAAGACTTTGACGATGCCATATATTTTGATGAGAAAAAGCGAGAAATTTATGTCGCAATCGCTGATGTAAGCGAGTATGTGACCGCATATAGCGCTATTGACAGCGAGGCTAAAAAAAGAGGCTTTTCTATCTACTTTCCGCACATTTCAGTGCCGATGTTGCCACGCGCGCTAAGTGAAAATATCTGCTCGCTAAAGCCAGATGTGCCGCGCCTTGCATTTTGCTTTAAAATTTCACTTGATGCGAATAATGAGGTAAAAAAAGAGGAGCTTTTTGAAGCGATCATCCTTTCAAAAAGGCGCTTTAACTACGACGAGATCGATGAAATTTTAGAAGGCAAAAGAGAGTGTGAAATTTCATGGGTCAAGCTACTTTTTAAACTTACCACAAAGCTTCGCAAAAAAAGGCTTTTGCATGCATTTGAATTTAGGACAAAAGAGCTGAGAATGAGTCTTGATGAAGAGGGTCAAATTTTACAAACTAGATTTGAAAGCGACTCTGACTCACATAGACTTGTCGAGGACTGCATGCTTTTAGCGAACAAAGCTGCCGCAAAGCTCATCACAAAAGGCGTTTTTAGAAACCATGCTTCGCCTGATTTTAAAAAGATAGATACATTACTTGAAGATTTGCAACTTTTGGGGCTTGACTTTACTTATGAAAACGATCTTGCAAATTTAATAAGAAAAGTACAGCTAAAAGCCGATGAACTTGGTAACCGCGAAGAGATAGATAAGCTCATCATCAAGTCTCAAAAAAAAGCTGAGTACTCAAGTGAAAATTTAGGTCACTTTGGGCTTGGATTTGATAGATACACGCACTTTACAAGCCCTATTAGACGCTATTCTGATCTCATTTTACACAGACTTTTAAAGGCTAAAATTTCAAAAGATGACAAGCTTTACAACTTTTTGCTTTTAAACATCCAAAGCACCTGCGCAAATTTAAGCGAGCTTGAAAGAGAGGCCGACAAGGTAGCCTACGACTTTATGGATAGGAAATTTGCACGCTGGGCAGCCGCAAACATCGGCAAAGAGGTGCGCTGCTATGTGAGCGAAAACCAAAATGTCTTGGTTGCTAAGCTTGATGATTATTTTGTCGGAGCTAGGATTTTTATAACAGGATACAGCGCAAATTTACTTCAAAAGCTTGTCGTAAAGATCACAGAGGCCGACATCGCAAGTGCTAAAATTTTTGCAAAAGTGGTAAGAAAGATCGATGTATAGAAAAGATTTGGAGCTAAATTTAGCAAATGCAAATTTGAGCAACTACTTCTTGCTTTTTGGGGCGGATGAGTTTCAGATCGAACTTTTTGGTAAGGAAATTTTGAGCTTTTACTCAAGCGAAGATGCAAATCTATTAAGCCTTTATTTTGACGAGTACAACTACGCGCAAGCAAGCTCTCATCTAAGCGAGCAGTCGCTTTTTGGTGGCAAAAACATCCTATATGTAAAAAGCGACAAAAAGATCCCAGCAAAAGAGCTAAAAGAGCTCATCTCGCTTTG comes from Campylobacter concisus and encodes:
- the queA gene encoding tRNA preQ1(34) S-adenosylmethionine ribosyltransferase-isomerase QueA, producing MSNINDISSYDYFLPEELIAKEPVLPKEEARLLVYFKNTKEIKHYKFKDLSSLIPEDAAVIFNNTKVIKARILGQKESGGACEVMLNQPIGENKFSVYIRGKVSAGSVLNFPDNLKVNVLELNDDGTRVVNFSQNGVLLDNVRLFSELEKIGHVPLPPYIKRADTKDDESWYQSIFAKNSGAVAAPTASLHISEQMLEQIKAKHEVAYITLHVGAGTFKGVECQNINDHKMHSEFYELSEQAQEIINSNKPILGVGTTVTRCVEEFARSKQANGFCKLFLNLNNKPIRQNYLLTNFHLPKSTLIMLVTSFIGLEETMRIYKTAVDEKYRFYSYGDGMLII
- the ruvX gene encoding Holliday junction resolvase RuvX, which translates into the protein MREKFMAIDVGLKRIGLAFGFGEIVTPLEPVLRKNRNQAARDVSQKVNKYTPDTLVVGVPIGGSSEDEMRRRIEHFVSLLDVKANIVYQDEAFSSSEASEIYTNTRRDGRLDSISATIILKRYLGIN
- a CDS encoding DNA-processing protein DprA; translation: MRLDFIPEPLNRLKNPPKQLNFIGDTSLLSLPKIAVVGSRKASVYTKECVVALCAALKSANVCVVSGGAIGVDIAAHKAAMPRTIGIFASGLDTIYPSQNKAPINEIYEKALALSEYDEGEPPLAYRFLERNRIVVGLCEALVVAQADLKSGSMQSARLANELKIPVYVLPQRMGESDGTNFLLANKKAELIDDYHKFVSIFGEIKEQEKTSDEILKFCKNGVSLDEVLTKFGDIIYEYELEGLVEISNLRVKSVL
- a CDS encoding divergent polysaccharide deacetylase family protein, with translation MSEKKTTKKRPTKKSAGRSNNKTYLGIGIIAAILIIALSVALSIKNNGTEQISKANEPKVEEQISKKAEPKVASKEKKQEYEKRKYPLKFDEDENLSKIFTDPKHKSELALNSKAEPKEQKKIAEVKSEAKKEEIKKEQNDTKNLLASYKNTEPSVIENEQKIESFYSSKIEQKTELKSQNFEVKVDQNKSTEIEKKEKFKNENIKVEPAKKAENLTTKKIEKTKYEEKNIKKDSFEAVPFTPNTSVKGRAKLVIIIDDVATFEHASMIKSLGLKITPSIFPATKTHPDTPNIARTFEFYMIHLPMQAKHFDSPEIGTLTINESFESMHKKIKKIRKDFPRAKYTNNHTGSRFTSDFDAMDKAYRALIEQGFVFVDSKTIAQTAVARAAKKHNQPYISRDIFLDDDPSASAVRRELVAAVNLAKKRGYAIAIGHPKKNTIAVIKESKNNLLKDVDVVYLKDIL
- the ilvC gene encoding ketol-acid reductoisomerase codes for the protein MAINVYYDKDCDLSLIQSKKVAIIGFGSQGHAHAENLRDNGVSVVIGLSKGGKSWAKAEAKGFEVKTVSEATKGADVVMILTPDELQAEIYKNEIEPNLKDHAAIAFGHGFNVHFGQIKAPANIDVIMIAPKAPGHTVRSEFVRGGGIPDLIAVEQNASGKAKEIALSYACGIGGGRTGIIETTFKDETETDLFGEQAVLCGGLCALVNAGFDTLVEAGYEPEMAYFECLHELKLIVDLMYQGGMADMRYSISNTAEYGDYVSGVRVVGEESRKAMKEVLKEIQNGKFAKDFILERKAGYVRMNAERGIAERSLLNQTGKKLRAMMPWITNGKLIDQNKN
- a CDS encoding HDOD domain-containing protein translates to MNESVFKKIKALPPLDDTVIQIQRLHADENSSISDLTKVVEKDPMLTANILRSANSPLYGFSQEITTIARAISLFGMATIRGFALSSTIKKSFSINLEPYGITTQDFLNISIIQNALMYNWHSKVNPKSLEILSPASFMLEIGKIVLAHELAENKQDVEFREKLKNISSPIDLALFETEILDMSNEEVTAKIFEQWNLETELSSSILYSNNPEEAPDHIKDYAKALKVIKTAVNIFNQLDDISIQNTLPLLDEYGFGHDTFLMAVAKVKDNL